The window GGAGTTTCTCAGGGAGCACGGAGAGGATTTTCATCATTAGTAATTGGAACATTATTTTTAATTTCAATTGTATTATTTCCAATTTTTAGGTTAATTACTCCTGCCATTGCGTGGGCAGCCACAATTTTTGTGGGGACACTAATGATTGTTCAAATTAAAGATATTGAATAATTACAACCAGAGTTAGGAATTGGGGCGTTCTTTACAATTATTATGATGATTGTAACATTCTCAATCACTAACGGAATTGCAATCGGCTTTATTAGTTATACAATTGTTGGTCTAATTAATAAAAAATACCGGGACACATTCATATTGTTACTTATATTATTGACATTCTCTTTATTGGCTATTTTGTTGATTATACATTTGTCCAATAACATCTTACAAGAAACCACTGTTATGAGGTTTCTTTTTTTTAGAAAAAAAATTTTAAAATCTTTGCTTTTATATTAAGATAATAGCAAGGATTAAAAACTAGTGGGATAAATAATTATGACCGGAAGATGTGTAAAGATTTATTGCAAAATTTTAATAGTATTTTTCATCTTATTTATATAGTAGGGCTTTAATAAATCAGTTTTATTTGTTAGATTTTCACTGAGTATTTTTTTGGAAAATTCTATTTCTCTTATATTATTTTCTGTGCGGCACTAATTTTTTATCTAACTCTATATGAATTTTTTATTCTTATTTAAAAATTTACACCGTTTTGTTAAAGCAAGTAACAAAGTAGCTCTCCATCATTTACACAAAAGAATATGCAAAATAATTGCTTTAATTATCCGAATTAAACTTATTATTTTACGTATTTTAGAAATCCTAGTTGCTCTCATTTCAAAATTTCGTCAACTAGCATTAATTTATCAAATTCGAAAAACAAAACTATTAAACCAGTTTAAAAAAGAACATTTCCCGCCCCTAGACCTTCGGAATTAGAACCTATGAAAAAACTAAATATTTCAATTAAGAAAACAATTTATAATACCCAAAATAATATTTTAATAAATAATATCTATTTTTTCCTTAATTACTTAATATCCTTAATTTATTCTTAATTAACTATGTTGTTACCGATATGATTTATCTATGATAGTATAATGAACCAATCTAAAAATTTGTTTTAAATAAACATATTTTTATTTTGTTAAATATTAAGTAATATTATTCTATTTTTTATGAAAAATTTTTATTATTTATCTGAAAATGATATATAATGAATTTGATTATTGCTATGTTTTATCTAATACTTTATAACATTAAAGGCCGCTTAATAAAATATTGTATTTTATTTTTAATTATTAAAAGTTTTGAACGTAATGATTTATTTTATTTGTAATAAATAAGAGGAAAAACAAAAATGGAATATAAAAAATTAATTTTAGTTTTAGATTTAGGAATTTCATCATGTGGTTGAGCAATTACAAATCAAACGCAAGAGGGCAAATGAATTTTAGAAGACTTTGGAGTAAGGTTATTTCAGATACCTGAAGATTCAAAAGATGGTATTACAAATGCTGAAGCAAGAAGATTGAAACGTAGTGCGAAAAGATTAATTAGACGAAGAAAAAATTCTAAAGAAGATTTAATAAAATTATTTGAACGTATTGATTTTCTTAATAAAGAAGATTTAAAAAACTATATTAATAGTCATAGTGCAACTAACTTAGTTGATGATTTTAATCGTAAGGAATTATATAATCCTTACTACTTACGATACATTGGTTTAGATAATTAACTTACAAAAGAAGAATTAGTTTGATCTTTAATTTATATTGCAAATAGAAGAGGATATAGTAATAAATTTTCTTTTGGTGATAAATTACCGAAAGGATTAGAAGAAGCAATCAAAAGTGCTACTCTTAATAAAAATTATCGTACATTATCGGAAGAAATTATTAAAAATTCAAAATATCGTGATCCTAATAATTTAAAAGCAATTCTTGTTAGAAATAAGGGTGTTAAGGAAGGAGAAGAAAATTTTCAGTATCTTTTTTCACGAACTGATTATATAAATGAAGTTCAATTGTTATTACAAAATTAATCTACATATTATCCTATTTTAACAGAAACCAATATTAAAAATATTATTGGTATTATTTTTCGTCAACAGGATTTTGAAGATGGGCCAGGACCTAAAAATGAAAAATTAAGAAAATTGTATAAAGAAAAAAATAAACAGTTTTCTAAAAATTTTACGCAATTAGAAGGCCGATGTTCATTTTATCGTAATGAAAAAGTTGATTTTAAATCATCAATTTTATTTGATATTTTTCATGTGGCATCTGAAATTTTAAAAATTAGTAAATATATTAAAGGTAAGGAAATTTTAGCTAAGAAAATTATTGATAATTTTTTCTATAATGACCAAAATAAAAAAAGCAAAACACTACTAAAAAAAATTCTAAAATAACATATTGATGAAAATATTTTTGATAGCCCTGCTTATAAAAATATAGAATTTAAAACTAAATATTTAAATCTTTTAAAAAAAAGAAGTTTTTGGTTTTGATGTATTAAAAGATGTTGATATCAATAATTTAAATAAGAACATCTATTATGAATTAGAAGAAATTATTCATACAAAAAATAATGAGTGTTAATAATGCAATTAATTATATGAAAAAGTTTTATTACTTGTTTAAAAGAATCAAATCCAGAGTTACTTAAATTACCAACATTATTATTAAATGATTATGAAGAAGATGAAGAGGAATATGAAATCAATGAAGAGGGAGAGTAGATAACGATAAATGCGAATGTTTGTATTTTTATGACTTACCTAATACGGCAAAAATGGATACTAAGAATTATACTAAATTTCATAAATTTTTAATTAAAAACGGTTATTATATGATTCAGTATTCTATTTATTGTAAGTTATGTTTAAATTATGATGAAGTTAATAATAATAATAATAATAATATGATTAATTTACATAAGCCGCCAAAAGGTAATGTAAGAATTTTAATAGTTACAGAAAAGCAATATGAATCAATAATACCACAGTTCGAATTATGAATTTTAATTTATATGAAGATTTTACCTCAGTAAAAGAAGTTAAAATTGGGGTGGGGATTGCAAATGATTTGAAGAAAAGTTGAATTGAAGGAGTTGATAAGGATGAGTATTTTACTGTTTCTATTGAAGAAGTAACCAAGGATTGTGTGGAAACAGCGGAATATT is drawn from Spiroplasma mirum ATCC 29335 and contains these coding sequences:
- the cas2 gene encoding CRISPR-associated endonuclease Cas2, whose product is MYFYDLPNTAKMDTKNYTKFHKFLIKNGYYMIQYSIYCKLCLNYDEVNNNNNNNMINLHKPPKGNVRILIVTEKQYESIIPQFELWILIYMKILPQ